One segment of uncultured Tolumonas sp. DNA contains the following:
- a CDS encoding prepilin-type N-terminal cleavage/methylation domain-containing protein, which translates to MRVSRRISSGFTLLELVAGIALFAVVLLLITGAFLPMINKQNQPIYQIRAAELAQAILQEALARSYDENSDRTGKTEAGKYQYCGNIDPANILTETSAALGSCSSTLGAESGETYTTFDDIDDFNLYCNAPITGSAFAQLQGLDTSLYENYSIKVCVENAPELLGLTARNDVAKKVTVTVTTPAGEAIPFTSYRSNY; encoded by the coding sequence ATGCGTGTTAGCCGACGCATTTCTTCGGGCTTTACTTTGCTGGAGCTAGTAGCAGGCATTGCGTTGTTTGCAGTCGTGCTGTTACTGATCACAGGTGCTTTTTTGCCGATGATTAATAAACAAAACCAGCCTATCTATCAGATCCGCGCTGCTGAGTTGGCACAGGCGATATTGCAGGAAGCGTTGGCGCGTTCGTATGACGAAAACTCAGACCGTACCGGTAAAACTGAGGCCGGGAAATATCAGTATTGTGGCAACATTGATCCGGCTAACATCTTAACTGAAACCAGTGCAGCTTTAGGGAGTTGTTCCTCTACTCTGGGCGCAGAAAGCGGTGAAACTTATACCACCTTTGATGATATCGACGATTTTAATCTTTACTGTAACGCACCAATCACAGGCAGTGCTTTCGCGCAGCTGCAAGGGCTGGATACTTCGTTGTATGAGAATTACAGCATCAAAGTTTGTGTGGAAAATGCACCGGAACTACTGGGATTAACCGCTCGCAATGATGTCGCGAAAAAAGTCACGGTGACAGTAACCACTCCTGCCGGTGAGGCGATCCCATTTACCAGCTACCGGAGTAACTATTGA
- a CDS encoding rod shape-determining protein, with the protein MFKKLRGLFSNDLSIDLGTANTLIYVKGKGIVLNEPSVVAIRQERGGTAKSVAAVGHAAKMMLGRTPGNIAAIRPMKDGVIADFSVTEKMLQHFIKQVHENNLMRPSPRVLVCIPCGATQVERRAIKESAQGAGAREVYLIEEPMAAAIGAGLPVSEATGSMVVDIGGGTTEVAIISLNGVVYSSSVRIGGDRFDEAIISYVRRNYGSLIGESTAERIKHEIGSAYRSEEVREIEVRGRNLAEGVPRSFTLNSNEILDALQEPLSGIVSAVMVALEQSPPELASDISEKGMVLTGGGALLRNLDRLLMEHTGIPVVVAEDPLTCVARGGGRALELIDMHGGDLFHYE; encoded by the coding sequence ATGTTCAAGAAGCTCCGTGGCCTGTTCTCCAACGATCTGTCGATCGATTTGGGTACCGCTAATACGCTGATTTATGTAAAAGGCAAAGGTATCGTGCTGAACGAGCCTTCGGTAGTCGCCATTCGTCAGGAACGTGGTGGTACTGCTAAATCTGTTGCTGCTGTTGGTCATGCCGCCAAGATGATGTTGGGGCGTACTCCGGGCAATATCGCGGCGATCCGTCCGATGAAAGATGGCGTTATTGCCGATTTTTCTGTGACCGAAAAAATGCTGCAGCACTTTATCAAGCAAGTGCATGAAAACAACCTCATGCGTCCAAGCCCTCGAGTACTGGTTTGTATCCCATGTGGTGCAACACAGGTAGAACGTCGAGCGATTAAAGAATCCGCACAAGGTGCTGGTGCACGCGAAGTTTATCTGATCGAAGAACCAATGGCCGCGGCAATTGGTGCGGGTTTACCTGTGTCTGAAGCAACTGGCTCAATGGTTGTGGATATCGGTGGTGGTACTACCGAAGTTGCGATTATCTCTTTGAATGGTGTGGTGTACTCATCGTCTGTTCGTATCGGTGGTGACCGTTTTGATGAAGCCATCATCAGTTATGTCCGTCGTAACTATGGCAGTCTGATTGGTGAATCAACGGCAGAACGTATTAAGCATGAAATTGGTTCCGCTTATCGTAGTGAAGAAGTGCGCGAAATCGAAGTTCGTGGCCGTAATCTGGCAGAAGGCGTACCGCGTAGCTTCACTCTGAACTCAAATGAAATTCTTGATGCACTGCAAGAGCCATTAAGTGGCATCGTTAGTGCGGTGATGGTCGCGCTGGAACAATCTCCTCCTGAGTTGGCTTCGGATATCTCTGAAAAAGGGATGGTGCTGACCGGCGGTGGTGCACTGCTGCGTAATCTGGATCGTCTGCTGATGGAACATACCGGTATTCCTGTTGTTGTTGCGGAAGATCCGTTGACCTGTGTTGCTCGTGGTGGTGGTCGTGCTCTTGAGCTGATCGACATGCACGGTGGCGACCTGTTTCATTACGAATAA
- a CDS encoding type II secretion system protein, protein MISHRGFTLIELVLVIILIGVLAVTAAPRFFTASGYDQVAARDQLIQLLRQAQLQTMNNSAECQVVHFGNNQSWIPANTAQCSVLTSGEQLLSFDVWGRPVTSVTSVTLTGETTMRVCIEAEGYIHAC, encoded by the coding sequence ATGATCAGTCACCGGGGTTTTACACTAATTGAACTCGTTCTGGTCATAATCTTAATCGGGGTGCTGGCAGTAACTGCCGCACCCCGTTTCTTTACTGCTTCTGGCTACGATCAGGTTGCCGCTCGTGATCAGCTGATCCAGTTATTACGCCAAGCGCAGCTACAAACCATGAACAACAGCGCAGAATGTCAGGTTGTTCATTTCGGCAATAACCAATCTTGGATCCCTGCAAACACAGCACAATGTTCAGTGCTGACGAGTGGTGAGCAGTTACTTTCCTTTGATGTCTGGGGTCGACCTGTGACATCAGTAACCAGTGTGACGCTGACCGGTGAAACCACAATGAGGGTTTGTATTGAAGCCGAAGGTTACATTCATGCGTGTTAG
- the mreD gene encoding rod shape-determining protein MreD — translation MSNSLTGHGKGSIYLTLMVAIVLTMVPLPAAIDMFRPDWVGLVVLYWVIALPHQMNVVSAWIVGLLMDIMLGSTLGIHALGMAVISYVATAQYQKIRNYSVWQQALVMGSLIFIGQLLIFWVEHLFASPRLNTRFVWASLSSTLLWPSVYLFLRYIRRRFNIR, via the coding sequence GTGAGTAATTCATTGACCGGGCATGGTAAAGGTTCCATTTATTTAACCCTGATGGTCGCGATTGTGCTGACAATGGTGCCATTACCCGCGGCAATTGATATGTTCCGCCCAGATTGGGTGGGGTTGGTGGTGCTGTATTGGGTGATTGCCCTACCGCATCAAATGAATGTGGTCAGTGCCTGGATTGTCGGTCTGCTCATGGACATCATGCTGGGCTCCACATTAGGTATCCATGCGCTGGGTATGGCAGTCATCTCCTATGTTGCCACGGCACAATATCAAAAGATCCGTAATTATTCGGTTTGGCAACAGGCGTTAGTCATGGGCTCTTTGATCTTTATTGGGCAATTACTGATTTTCTGGGTTGAGCATTTGTTTGCTTCTCCACGCCTGAATACTCGTTTTGTCTGGGCCTCTCTTAGTTCCACCTTACTTTGGCCATCCGTTTATCTCTTTTTGCGGTATATCCGCCGTCGTTTCAACATCAGGTAA
- a CDS encoding prepilin-type N-terminal cleavage/methylation domain-containing protein, with product MRYRGFTLVELVVVIVLLGIIGTISSRFIGQTVQLYSDSAIQQQRIAEARFVLERLSREIAGVHPFSLRDPFASNATYQGKCIEYIRIAAVSSYLGSATASAALSVIENPNDVLQTGNVSALSVARRVSVHSQDATDLYSSADNNSVKAISAFSALNNSATFSAAFSSDSTGKRYTVLDKNGPVSWCMFNNQLYRYANYNTNYGTAKTVDWFIAQATAGSAYSSLMAEHVSSSSLFKVTAPTLSHNAALDLSLQLTTDSDGNKLILNRRMQVNYVP from the coding sequence ATGCGTTATCGAGGGTTTACGCTGGTTGAATTGGTAGTAGTGATTGTTTTACTGGGCATTATCGGCACCATCTCATCTCGTTTTATTGGTCAAACGGTACAACTGTATAGCGACAGTGCCATTCAGCAGCAACGTATTGCCGAAGCCCGGTTTGTATTGGAACGTCTGAGTCGGGAAATCGCGGGTGTTCATCCCTTCAGTTTACGTGACCCGTTTGCTAGTAATGCGACATATCAAGGTAAATGTATTGAATATATTCGAATTGCTGCAGTCAGCTCTTATCTGGGCTCGGCGACGGCCAGTGCTGCACTAAGTGTGATTGAAAATCCGAATGACGTATTACAAACAGGCAATGTATCTGCACTCTCTGTTGCTCGACGGGTCTCTGTGCATTCACAAGATGCCACCGATCTTTATTCCTCTGCAGATAACAATAGCGTTAAAGCAATCTCTGCTTTTTCAGCGCTAAATAACTCTGCGACTTTTTCGGCCGCATTCAGTTCTGATTCAACGGGAAAACGTTATACCGTGCTGGATAAAAATGGCCCGGTGAGCTGGTGTATGTTTAATAATCAGCTTTATCGTTATGCGAACTACAATACGAATTATGGTACAGCGAAAACAGTCGATTGGTTTATCGCACAGGCAACAGCCGGTTCCGCTTACAGCAGTTTAATGGCGGAACATGTTAGCAGCAGTAGTTTGTTTAAAGTGACAGCTCCTACGTTGTCACACAACGCAGCGCTTGATCTGTCGCTACAGCTCACCACCGACAGTGACGGGAATAAACTGATCCTGAACCGGCGTATGCAGGTGAATTATGTCCCCTGA
- a CDS encoding DUF6701 domain-containing protein yields MTKATLRYVVVLFCCLMSHFASADVVLIGNMNIGDNSSNAINPTKLVGLSSSVYTPGAHPIHFTLSQSGVVTQLKANSLSGFHHGVNFVVWNSSDQVVISQMATDAQPNLITGSWSLAAGDYRMAVWGQCIKKNSYDVISYSSCLNTNGQQEWDDINFTNITLTGINSSTVNFIQRLHIGNKSATTWYPPSPSANVSVSDSASGAAISSDGTGLSVIYSFAVTTDSTLTKLALFNMTDWQTVGASRIQVRHKNSSTYLWQYSFSINGDFPPWQPNLILSPGNYEIVISTDYSSLPDTDDISWDDVVITTTPYTLTYQCSMVFPYPLQGRSNTDYVNLASNEYGYLAARIWGTQGGKLGYQSSSQILHPGSTSSGNTIVDGNCDNKLCITDKLAGAISLPSYPFPLNSGTSLTLDYNQSKILTAADGYNFGTITTNYQSSLSFSVSGVTIKNLVIGSDLPGKSYTVKFTAGEYWIENITMGDSASIVLDGNVILHVKNMNMSSANLVNSNGINKGGTVSKLLLVIYDSLYLGNGSTLSGLIYQSDSASSAITLSSASYIYGRINAHNVQFENGSVVDSSSYNCAGTTPVINHYEISYPSSQITCEPAEITINACTNSDTSSCTKDTTASSSVTLSAPTSGWSSNPVTLTSGSGTVSLNHYAVGNVTLGLSSASYTCFKNGVVDSSCQLPFVSSAFSFDFPTFYAGGKTSDIRDVTLKALQVSETNPANCTSLFVGKTVNVNFSRQNILPTTASSKSPTVNGTAISTNTPVPLIFDSAGLAHIILAYQDAGVLGINASYSTTDSTAGTLSISGSDTVAVLPDRIQLTADGQPACDGTDDKTYAACKTYKKAGEIFTLSAQAGYLNADGTSFIPTNNFTPESSVKPLLMHKLVAPSTSTGGTLPALASIPVSFSSGIATIPVSENDVGFYQYGVAEFVPYPSYQNELSPLTVPITLSTAVGRFVPAQLKATVIANGSLTTDTCANQTSATLGYTGQALRFATMPTLSVTALGSDGSTVMKNYQGAFAKITSATPSGSGAFTANLLPKNNVNSLTSLASWAAGSWSTLTNAYNLLYSFGADDRFTFTKTNSNQVAPFETSMTISALADSDGVSASSLPLNLLPVAPDASAFKVYSGRLTLESVNGAENNGLALPFYMQYWNGSAYAINSADNCTSLTGNALQMNNQTNWTGIPLRVASATNSVATTTASLFPAKVSSGVGAISFTAPNASGWVDIAATSSLPDWMKDFTLPSGLTPARASFGYYHGNDRLIYRREVFGGQ; encoded by the coding sequence ATGACAAAGGCTACCTTACGTTATGTCGTAGTGTTGTTTTGCTGTCTAATGAGTCATTTCGCATCGGCTGATGTGGTACTGATCGGCAATATGAACATTGGTGATAATAGTAGTAACGCAATAAATCCTACTAAATTGGTGGGACTAAGTAGCAGTGTTTATACGCCAGGTGCTCATCCTATTCATTTCACTCTGTCGCAATCGGGTGTGGTGACACAGCTGAAGGCAAATAGCTTATCCGGCTTTCATCATGGCGTTAACTTCGTCGTTTGGAATAGCTCAGATCAGGTGGTTATCAGTCAAATGGCTACCGATGCACAACCGAACCTGATTACTGGTTCGTGGTCTTTAGCTGCGGGCGATTATCGTATGGCGGTGTGGGGGCAATGCATCAAAAAGAACAGCTATGATGTTATATCGTATTCTTCTTGTTTAAATACTAACGGGCAACAGGAATGGGATGATATCAATTTTACCAATATCACCCTGACGGGTATCAATTCATCAACGGTTAACTTTATACAGCGGCTGCATATCGGTAATAAGAGTGCTACAACTTGGTACCCGCCATCTCCTTCTGCCAATGTTTCTGTTTCAGATTCAGCCAGTGGTGCTGCCATTAGTTCTGATGGGACAGGCCTCTCGGTTATTTACTCTTTTGCTGTTACTACTGATTCGACACTAACCAAACTAGCTTTATTTAACATGACCGACTGGCAAACAGTCGGTGCCTCACGGATTCAGGTCCGGCATAAAAACAGTAGCACTTATCTTTGGCAATATTCGTTTAGCATTAATGGTGACTTCCCGCCATGGCAGCCTAACCTTATTTTATCCCCGGGTAATTATGAAATTGTGATCAGTACTGATTACTCATCTTTGCCTGATACTGATGATATATCTTGGGATGATGTTGTTATTACAACAACGCCTTATACGTTAACTTATCAATGTTCGATGGTATTTCCCTATCCATTACAAGGGCGAAGTAATACCGACTATGTTAATTTAGCAAGTAATGAATATGGATATCTGGCTGCCAGGATCTGGGGAACGCAGGGGGGGAAACTAGGATATCAATCTTCATCGCAAATTTTGCATCCTGGTAGTACGAGTAGCGGTAATACAATTGTTGATGGTAATTGTGATAATAAATTATGTATTACAGATAAATTGGCGGGAGCTATTTCATTGCCGTCATATCCCTTTCCTTTAAACAGTGGTACATCGTTAACCCTTGACTATAACCAATCTAAAATTCTTACTGCTGCAGATGGATATAATTTCGGGACTATCACGACCAATTATCAATCATCACTGAGTTTTTCGGTGTCTGGTGTAACAATAAAAAACTTAGTTATTGGTAGCGATCTGCCTGGTAAATCTTATACGGTGAAATTTACAGCTGGAGAGTATTGGATTGAAAATATAACGATGGGAGATAGCGCATCTATCGTTTTGGATGGTAATGTGATTTTGCATGTAAAAAATATGAATATGAGTTCGGCTAATCTTGTAAATAGTAATGGCATTAATAAAGGTGGGACAGTTTCAAAATTACTATTAGTTATTTATGACTCGCTCTATCTGGGTAATGGTTCTACTTTATCTGGACTCATATATCAGTCGGATTCTGCATCTAGTGCAATAACGCTTTCATCAGCCTCATATATTTACGGTAGAATTAATGCACATAATGTTCAATTTGAAAATGGAAGTGTTGTTGATAGCTCTAGTTATAATTGTGCCGGCACCACCCCCGTTATTAATCATTATGAAATTAGTTATCCATCAAGCCAAATTACCTGCGAGCCGGCAGAAATAACTATTAATGCTTGTACCAACAGTGATACAAGCTCATGCACGAAAGATACGACGGCCAGCTCTTCGGTTACATTGTCTGCTCCTACATCCGGCTGGAGCAGTAATCCGGTCACATTAACAAGCGGCTCTGGAACGGTGTCTCTTAACCATTATGCGGTTGGCAATGTAACGCTGGGGCTGAGTTCCGCATCGTATACCTGCTTTAAAAACGGGGTGGTAGACAGTTCCTGCCAGTTACCGTTTGTTTCTTCGGCATTTTCATTTGATTTCCCGACTTTCTATGCAGGCGGTAAAACTAGTGATATTCGTGATGTCACATTAAAGGCATTGCAGGTATCAGAGACTAATCCTGCCAACTGCACTTCATTGTTTGTGGGGAAGACGGTGAATGTTAATTTCTCTAGGCAGAACATATTGCCAACAACTGCCAGTTCAAAAAGCCCAACAGTAAACGGTACGGCTATCAGTACTAATACTCCGGTACCGCTGATTTTTGATAGCGCCGGATTAGCTCATATTATCTTAGCTTATCAAGATGCCGGCGTACTGGGGATTAATGCATCATATTCAACAACAGACAGCACTGCTGGAACCTTATCTATTTCTGGATCAGATACTGTTGCGGTATTGCCTGATCGAATTCAGCTAACTGCTGATGGACAGCCTGCCTGCGATGGTACAGATGATAAAACCTATGCTGCTTGCAAAACATATAAAAAAGCAGGGGAGATATTTACACTTTCTGCTCAGGCCGGTTATCTAAACGCAGATGGCACATCCTTTATTCCAACCAATAATTTCACCCCAGAGTCATCGGTCAAACCGCTATTGATGCATAAACTGGTTGCACCCTCTACCTCCACGGGTGGTACATTACCTGCCTTGGCCTCAATACCCGTGTCTTTTTCCTCCGGTATTGCGACGATACCTGTGAGTGAAAATGATGTTGGTTTTTATCAGTATGGTGTCGCTGAATTTGTGCCTTACCCCTCTTATCAAAATGAATTGTCGCCGCTTACTGTGCCAATAACCTTGAGTACTGCAGTCGGTCGCTTTGTGCCAGCTCAGCTAAAAGCAACAGTTATCGCAAATGGATCACTGACAACTGATACTTGCGCTAATCAAACATCCGCAACACTAGGTTATACCGGTCAGGCCTTGCGTTTTGCAACTATGCCTACGCTAAGTGTGACTGCGTTAGGTAGTGATGGCTCAACAGTTATGAAAAATTATCAGGGGGCTTTTGCAAAAATCACTTCAGCTACACCGAGTGGTTCCGGTGCTTTTACTGCCAATTTGCTGCCAAAAAATAATGTGAATAGTTTGACGAGCTTAGCCTCGTGGGCCGCCGGTAGCTGGTCCACATTAACGAATGCTTATAATCTGTTGTACAGTTTTGGTGCTGATGACCGTTTTACTTTCACGAAAACGAATAGCAATCAGGTAGCGCCTTTTGAAACATCAATGACCATTTCCGCACTGGCAGACAGTGATGGCGTCTCTGCATCATCACTGCCTCTGAATCTATTACCTGTGGCGCCAGATGCCAGCGCATTTAAAGTTTATAGCGGTCGCCTGACGCTGGAAAGCGTAAATGGTGCTGAAAATAATGGCTTGGCATTACCGTTTTATATGCAGTATTGGAATGGTTCGGCATATGCCATTAACAGTGCGGATAACTGTACTAGTTTGACCGGCAATGCTTTGCAAATGAATAATCAGACCAACTGGACCGGTATTCCATTGCGGGTTGCCAGTGCCACAAACAGTGTTGCGACCACAACGGCCTCGCTTTTCCCGGCTAAAGTGTCATCAGGCGTAGGGGCTATCAGTTTCACCGCGCCGAATGCTTCCGGTTGGGTCGATATTGCGGCGACTTCATCTTTGCCGGATTGGATGAAGGATTTTACTTTGCCATCAGGGCTAACGCCTGCTCGTGCCAGCTTTGGTTATTATCACGGGAATGACCGTTTAATTTATCGGCGAGAGGTGTTTGGCGGTCAATAA
- a CDS encoding Maf family protein codes for MSASIALYLASASPRRRELLALLDYPFAVLSVDVEEQRQPQELPEVYVQRLAREKSQAGWLACQGEKPVLGADTIVVFQQEVLEKPRDFADAQRILQLLSGNTHTVMTAVALSSQHGCEVILVNSQVTFRELSQDDIDRYWQSGEPADKAGAYGIQGIGGKFVCHLSGSYSAVVGLPLLETDQLLHKYCRHS; via the coding sequence ATGTCAGCCAGCATTGCGCTTTATCTGGCGTCTGCATCTCCCCGTCGTCGAGAGCTGTTAGCTCTGCTGGACTATCCATTTGCGGTGTTGTCCGTCGATGTGGAAGAGCAACGCCAGCCGCAAGAACTACCGGAAGTGTATGTGCAGCGACTGGCTCGGGAAAAATCGCAAGCGGGTTGGCTTGCGTGCCAAGGCGAGAAACCGGTGCTGGGTGCCGATACAATCGTGGTTTTTCAACAAGAAGTGCTGGAAAAACCACGAGATTTCGCCGATGCTCAACGTATATTGCAGTTACTGTCCGGTAATACGCATACTGTTATGACGGCAGTAGCCCTTTCTTCGCAACATGGCTGTGAAGTGATACTGGTTAATTCACAAGTGACATTTCGTGAACTGAGTCAGGACGACATCGACCGTTATTGGCAAAGCGGAGAACCAGCGGATAAAGCCGGTGCGTATGGTATTCAGGGTATTGGTGGAAAATTTGTCTGCCACCTGAGCGGCAGTTATTCTGCTGTGGTGGGGTTGCCGCTGCTGGAAACGGATCAGTTACTGCATAAATATTGTCGCCATTCATGA
- a CDS encoding prepilin-type N-terminal cleavage/methylation domain-containing protein yields the protein MKRSAGFTLIELIIVIVILGILAVTAAPKFMNMQGDARAATVQAMEASVKSAASMVYSKAIINGIDKSATEKNVTADNVTVATLYGYPIANNTGIGQVLDFGASTAIATSTSGDFGDWNIDISASDTYVIKPKGFTGSGCQVSYTKATSTAAATTISVVTGC from the coding sequence ATGAAACGTAGTGCAGGTTTTACGCTGATTGAGCTGATTATTGTCATTGTGATTCTGGGTATTCTGGCGGTGACTGCCGCACCAAAGTTTATGAATATGCAAGGTGATGCACGTGCGGCTACAGTCCAGGCAATGGAAGCATCCGTGAAGTCCGCGGCTTCTATGGTTTATTCTAAAGCCATTATTAACGGTATTGATAAAAGTGCGACTGAAAAAAACGTCACGGCTGATAACGTAACGGTTGCTACTCTTTATGGTTATCCTATCGCTAATAATACTGGCATCGGCCAAGTTCTGGACTTCGGCGCTAGCACTGCCATTGCTACAAGTACATCAGGTGATTTTGGCGATTGGAATATTGATATTAGTGCATCTGATACGTATGTCATCAAACCAAAAGGATTTACTGGCAGTGGTTGCCAAGTGTCTTATACCAAAGCAACATCAACAGCAGCTGCAACAACGATATCTGTTGTAACTGGCTGTTAA
- a CDS encoding type II secretion system F family protein, whose protein sequence is MPHYHFKGRDNQGNAVSGELDGANEMAVAEQLMRRGIMPTALTEQKAKSAGITLNWSLSFSKRISLEELVMFTRQMYALTKAGIPILRAIHGLEENARGEVLRRALATLKEDLGNGKPISVSMQAHPDVFSSLFVAIIHVGENTGKLEEAFLQLTRYFELEMETRKRIKTALRYPGFVLIALAIAMTVLNIFVIPTFANIFARFGAELPWATKVLLATSHFFVSYWPALLAGTGLTVFVVRRWLKTATGMMFWHRHQLRLPIVGSILKRALMARFCRSFAMMLRSGIPINQALSMVADAVDNVFIGQHVREMRSGVERGESLLRITTNSHLFTGLVMQMIAVGEETGMVDQMIQEAAEYYEREVDYDLKTLTAKIEPILIVIVAIMVLILALGIFTPMWDMMRVFKGK, encoded by the coding sequence ATGCCGCACTATCATTTCAAAGGGCGTGATAATCAGGGTAATGCCGTCAGTGGTGAGCTGGATGGTGCCAATGAAATGGCCGTCGCGGAACAACTGATGCGGCGCGGCATTATGCCAACCGCCCTGACTGAGCAGAAAGCAAAATCAGCTGGTATCACGCTGAACTGGTCGTTGTCTTTCTCTAAACGCATTTCACTGGAAGAGCTGGTGATGTTCACACGTCAGATGTACGCACTGACGAAAGCCGGTATTCCTATTTTACGGGCTATTCACGGGCTGGAAGAAAATGCGCGGGGTGAGGTGTTGCGTCGTGCCTTAGCCACCTTAAAAGAAGATTTAGGCAACGGTAAACCAATTTCAGTATCCATGCAGGCACACCCTGATGTGTTCAGTAGCCTGTTTGTGGCCATCATCCATGTCGGTGAGAATACCGGTAAGCTGGAAGAGGCTTTTTTACAGCTCACCCGTTATTTTGAGCTGGAGATGGAAACCCGCAAACGCATTAAAACCGCATTGCGCTATCCGGGGTTTGTACTGATCGCGTTAGCGATCGCCATGACTGTGCTGAATATCTTTGTTATTCCGACCTTTGCCAATATCTTTGCTCGCTTTGGCGCCGAATTACCGTGGGCGACCAAAGTATTACTGGCGACATCGCATTTTTTTGTCAGCTATTGGCCAGCTTTGCTCGCCGGAACCGGATTGACGGTGTTCGTTGTGCGCCGCTGGCTAAAGACAGCAACCGGCATGATGTTTTGGCATCGCCATCAATTGCGTTTACCCATCGTAGGTTCGATATTGAAACGGGCATTAATGGCGCGCTTTTGCCGCAGTTTTGCCATGATGTTGCGTTCCGGCATTCCAATCAATCAGGCGCTGAGTATGGTGGCCGATGCGGTCGATAATGTATTTATCGGTCAACATGTTCGTGAAATGCGCAGCGGTGTCGAGCGTGGTGAAAGCTTATTGCGTATTACAACGAACAGTCATTTATTCACTGGATTGGTGATGCAAATGATCGCGGTCGGTGAAGAGACTGGCATGGTCGATCAGATGATCCAGGAGGCAGCGGAATATTATGAACGGGAAGTGGACTACGATTTAAAAACACTGACCGCGAAAATTGAACCGATCTTGATCGTGATCGTTGCCATTATGGTGCTGATCCTGGCGTTGGGTATCTTCACCCCAATGTGGGACATGATGCGCGTGTTTAAAGGAAAATAA